In Leptolyngbya sp. SIO1E4, one DNA window encodes the following:
- a CDS encoding response regulator produces MRILLVDDDETLMETLAESLIRQRYAVDIAVDGETAQEFLALFSYDLIVLDMLLPDVDGIMLCQQLRQQGIDRPILMLTAKDTSLDKVHALDAGADDYVVKPFDFDELCARIRALLRRDSHTPTSVLTWGDLRLRPNTFEVFYGSHQLQTTPKEYALLELFLRHPNRVFSLDAIIENLWSFEDPPSGDAVRTHIKGLRQKLKAGGAAKNFIETVYGLGYRLKPLDPVKAPSQEVLTSDPQTPTKSEIMAAVAKAWDAHQDTMQERLSVLEATAAAMEVGQLSTELQQAGRSHAHKLAGSLGCFGFSEGSRLARELEQILQLDAPFSGHDASQLSKLVQNLRQSLANGSNSAMVSTTITSAPQLLVVGAEATFNQRLAAEALAVGICSVTTTTLSQAHVALQNQSPAGVLLWLDEAHFEAAMALLTAIAQRSDDIPVLIMTDIQDFQRRLQMVHQGADRLLPTSTSPRHAIEAVRQSLQVASEAFKVLVVDDDVQVLDLLKTILSPWGFQLTTLDNPAQLWNTLEAVQPHLLVLDVEMPEANGLELCQVLRADERWRQLPILFLTVHEDDTTQQQAFNVGADDFISKSVMTTALLNRILNRLQRSQR; encoded by the coding sequence ATGCGGATACTGCTAGTCGACGATGACGAAACCTTAATGGAAACATTGGCAGAGAGTCTGATTAGACAACGCTATGCCGTCGACATTGCCGTTGATGGCGAGACCGCTCAGGAATTTTTGGCACTCTTTTCTTACGATCTCATAGTCTTGGACATGCTGTTGCCAGATGTCGACGGCATTATGCTCTGTCAGCAGTTGCGCCAGCAAGGCATCGATCGCCCGATTCTGATGCTGACAGCCAAGGACACGAGTCTCGATAAGGTACATGCCTTAGATGCCGGGGCCGATGATTATGTGGTCAAACCGTTTGATTTTGATGAACTGTGCGCCCGCATTCGGGCACTGTTGCGTCGAGACAGTCATACTCCGACATCTGTCCTAACTTGGGGGGACTTACGCTTAAGGCCCAACACCTTCGAAGTCTTCTATGGCAGCCATCAACTGCAAACAACCCCAAAGGAATATGCGCTGCTAGAGCTGTTTCTGCGTCATCCTAATCGAGTTTTCAGTCTTGATGCCATCATTGAAAATCTCTGGTCATTTGAAGATCCGCCCAGCGGAGACGCGGTAAGAACGCACATTAAAGGGCTACGCCAAAAGCTCAAGGCAGGGGGGGCTGCCAAGAATTTCATTGAGACGGTCTACGGGTTGGGCTATCGCCTGAAGCCCCTTGATCCGGTTAAAGCACCTTCCCAGGAGGTTTTGACCTCAGACCCTCAGACCCCCACTAAATCAGAAATCATGGCCGCTGTTGCAAAAGCCTGGGATGCCCATCAGGACACAATGCAAGAGCGACTGAGCGTGTTAGAAGCCACAGCGGCAGCGATGGAAGTGGGGCAGTTGAGCACAGAACTGCAGCAGGCCGGGCGATCGCACGCCCATAAACTGGCGGGCTCCTTGGGCTGTTTTGGGTTTTCAGAGGGGTCACGGCTTGCCCGAGAGCTGGAGCAAATACTTCAGCTAGACGCGCCGTTCAGTGGCCACGATGCATCTCAACTATCAAAACTGGTGCAAAATTTACGCCAGAGTCTAGCCAATGGCTCTAACAGTGCAATGGTTTCAACAACGATCACGAGTGCGCCCCAGCTGTTGGTGGTGGGAGCAGAAGCCACCTTCAACCAGCGGCTAGCAGCAGAAGCCTTAGCCGTCGGGATCTGTAGCGTGACAACCACTACCCTGAGTCAGGCCCATGTTGCCCTGCAGAATCAATCCCCGGCTGGGGTGCTGCTCTGGCTAGATGAGGCACATTTTGAAGCGGCAATGGCACTGCTGACGGCGATCGCCCAACGCTCCGATGACATTCCAGTGCTGATCATGACTGACATTCAGGATTTTCAACGGCGACTGCAGATGGTGCATCAAGGGGCTGATAGGTTGCTTCCAACATCAACTTCACCTCGACATGCCATTGAGGCGGTGCGACAATCGCTGCAAGTCGCCAGTGAAGCCTTTAAAGTTTTAGTGGTTGATGATGATGTGCAAGTCTTGGATCTGCTGAAAACAATTCTGTCTCCATGGGGGTTTCAGCTGACGACCTTGGACAATCCGGCCCAACTCTGGAACACGTTGGAAGCGGTGCAACCTCATTTACTGGTGCTAGATGTGGAAATGCCAGAGGCAAATGGGTTAGAACTCTGTCAAGTTTTACGGGCTGACGAACGATGGCGACAGCTACCCATTTTGTTTCTGACTGTTCATGAAGATGACACGACTCAGCAACAAGCATTCAATGTTGGAGCCGATGACTTTATCAGTAAGTCTGTAATGACGACCGCGTTGCTAAATCGGATCCTAAATCGACTGCAGCGATCGCAGCGGTAG